One Hemibagrus wyckioides isolate EC202008001 linkage group LG09, SWU_Hwy_1.0, whole genome shotgun sequence DNA segment encodes these proteins:
- the mrpl33 gene encoding 39S ribosomal protein L33, mitochondrial, whose amino-acid sequence MFLTAVNLAKSKSKTVLVQMMSAAGTGYCFNTKRGRLREKLVLRKHDPIVNKHVLFLEKKKIRSL is encoded by the exons atgtttctcaCCGCAGTGAACC TTGCCAAGAGCAAATCCAA GACAGTGTTGGTGCAGATGATGAGCGCTGCAGGGACAGGTTACTGCTTCAACACTAAGAGAGGACGACTCCGAGAAAAACTGGTGTTGCGGAAACACGACCCTATAG TGAACAAGCACGTCCTGTTCCTTGAGAAGAAAAAGATTCGCTCTCTTTAA